A window of the Isosphaera pallida ATCC 43644 genome harbors these coding sequences:
- the msrB gene encoding peptide-methionine (R)-S-oxide reductase MsrB, which produces MSDSSSATTRFPVSKTDEEWAQLLSSTQFQITRRKGTERAFTGAYWNTKTPGTYLCVCCGQPLFSSDHKFDSGTGWPSFFQAIDPAAVVTEEDRSYFMVRTEILCSNCGSHLGHVFEDGPPPTGLRYCVNSASLNFQPR; this is translated from the coding sequence ATGTCTGACTCCTCGTCCGCCACGACCCGCTTCCCCGTCTCCAAGACTGACGAGGAATGGGCCCAACTCCTCTCTTCAACCCAATTCCAGATTACCCGCCGCAAGGGGACCGAGCGTGCCTTCACCGGCGCGTACTGGAACACCAAGACCCCCGGCACCTATCTCTGCGTCTGCTGCGGTCAACCACTTTTTTCCTCCGATCATAAGTTCGACTCTGGCACCGGCTGGCCCAGCTTCTTCCAGGCGATCGACCCGGCCGCCGTCGTCACCGAGGAAGATCGCAGCTACTTCATGGTCCGCACCGAGATTCTCTGCTCTAACTGCGGATCTCACCTCGGTCACGTCTTTGAGGACGGTCCGCCCCCTACCGGCCTGCGTTACTGCGTCAACTCCGCCTCGCTGAACTTCCAACCCCGCTGA
- the metG gene encoding methionine--tRNA ligase subunit beta yields the protein MSEFIKYDEFAKLELRVAKVVEARPHPNADKLLLLTVDVGGETPKQIVAGIRKHYAPEALVGKLIVVVNNLEPAILRGETSEGMLLAATSGDKVIVLTPDDPSCLPGSVVK from the coding sequence ATGTCCGAGTTCATCAAGTACGACGAGTTCGCCAAGCTGGAACTGAGGGTGGCCAAGGTGGTTGAAGCCCGCCCCCACCCCAACGCCGACAAGCTGTTGCTGCTGACGGTCGATGTCGGCGGGGAGACCCCCAAGCAGATCGTGGCCGGAATTCGCAAGCATTACGCACCCGAGGCGTTAGTGGGCAAGCTGATCGTGGTGGTTAACAATCTGGAGCCGGCGATCCTGCGGGGCGAAACCTCCGAGGGGATGCTGCTGGCAGCCACCTCCGGTGACAAGGTCATTGTTCTGACCCCCGACGATCCCTCGTGTCTGCCCGGTTCAGTCGTCAAGTAG
- a CDS encoding outer membrane protein assembly factor BamB family protein → MSSFNSASAADWVDDDLNDPGSEGGGSPHPIEAWSHLTDFPLQGMAFAPEPERLLVWDESGLVILLNAHGQRLAQVRAPEPIAAASISGDGSRIAVVMRGARFQLLDEGLGLVKDRACVFDPVAVALDAHGRYTAISSRSCRIAFYSRYGVAAGTHDGHQPPTQLTFIPGRAALVAATSAGTLLELDLNEPQAGRLAASVRWQTFSTARVGRIAVDGDGDLILASCHNLGVQRYDGRGRNDGAYQVGGTVTHAVCDMPGRCLAAATHEGELIVLSRAGSIRTRLRLDGSIQALEMDGLGRYVIYGTPQGELTRLNLNGRAPISRALRPRVAGRAETSALATSAPVGSGPVRGRSASRLNAATEPRMRRPAWRVPVATDDLQAETAVLAVLDQPPRIGLMSRSNRLELFDFTGKRRGRTPELHGSGRLLQACPHWMAAATDRSLALVDLKRGTVHPLDLDLVQLSHLAIQPDSYGVAVVMECDRIGRATTAGRWVWRTELHHRVEDLAIAADGLTAWTGDDGLLRVTGPGGNRVGEFRDDQGEPLALVAAPGMHQLGATTASSVAWITLARRGQVARGHAADGSVVWQTPLPWESWGLHVAGHHLIVVGLDGRLIALDLKGRPLTQSAGHRHRVLRFVEVAGGEIRRITLSDQHLFCSTLTGETIWRALVESATGALAVGRDGVALMLGRDLAWFPFEE, encoded by the coding sequence ATGTCTTCGTTCAACTCCGCATCGGCCGCTGACTGGGTTGACGACGACCTGAACGATCCAGGTTCGGAGGGCGGAGGTTCACCCCACCCGATTGAAGCGTGGTCCCACCTGACCGATTTCCCACTCCAAGGCATGGCGTTCGCGCCGGAGCCGGAGCGTTTGCTGGTCTGGGACGAGTCGGGCCTGGTTATTTTGCTCAACGCGCATGGCCAGCGGCTCGCCCAAGTTCGCGCGCCCGAACCGATCGCGGCGGCGTCCATCAGCGGCGACGGCTCCCGGATCGCGGTGGTTATGCGAGGAGCGCGGTTTCAACTCCTCGATGAAGGGCTGGGACTCGTCAAGGATCGCGCCTGCGTGTTCGACCCGGTCGCCGTGGCTCTGGACGCGCACGGCCGCTACACGGCGATCAGCTCGCGAAGCTGTCGCATCGCGTTTTACTCGCGCTACGGCGTCGCGGCGGGCACCCATGATGGCCACCAACCACCAACGCAACTGACATTCATCCCGGGGCGGGCCGCGCTAGTGGCCGCCACCAGCGCAGGAACCCTGCTGGAACTGGACCTGAACGAGCCTCAAGCGGGTCGATTGGCCGCGTCGGTGCGGTGGCAGACCTTTTCCACAGCGCGGGTGGGCCGAATTGCGGTGGATGGAGATGGCGATCTGATTCTGGCAAGCTGTCACAACCTGGGGGTTCAGCGCTACGACGGGCGGGGCCGCAACGACGGGGCCTACCAAGTGGGCGGAACCGTCACCCACGCGGTGTGCGACATGCCAGGCCGTTGCCTGGCGGCGGCAACTCACGAAGGAGAGTTGATCGTTCTGAGTCGAGCCGGCAGTATTCGCACACGCTTGCGTCTTGATGGTTCGATCCAGGCGTTGGAGATGGATGGTCTGGGACGTTACGTCATTTACGGAACCCCTCAGGGAGAGTTGACCCGGCTGAACCTCAATGGTCGCGCGCCCATCTCCCGGGCGCTTCGTCCCAGGGTTGCCGGCCGCGCGGAGACATCCGCTTTGGCGACTTCAGCCCCCGTCGGCTCTGGACCGGTTCGTGGTCGCTCCGCCTCCAGGCTGAATGCAGCGACCGAACCCCGGATGAGGCGTCCCGCCTGGCGGGTGCCGGTCGCCACCGACGACCTTCAGGCCGAAACCGCCGTGCTGGCGGTGTTGGACCAACCGCCGCGGATTGGTCTGATGAGCCGTTCGAATCGTTTGGAGCTGTTCGACTTCACTGGCAAACGTCGGGGCCGCACCCCGGAACTGCATGGGTCGGGCCGACTTCTCCAGGCGTGTCCTCACTGGATGGCCGCGGCGACCGACCGCTCCCTGGCGCTGGTGGACCTCAAACGGGGCACGGTTCACCCCCTCGATCTGGACCTGGTGCAACTCAGCCACCTGGCGATTCAACCCGACTCCTACGGCGTCGCGGTGGTCATGGAGTGCGACCGAATCGGACGAGCCACTACGGCGGGCCGTTGGGTCTGGCGTACCGAGCTCCACCACCGAGTTGAGGACTTGGCGATCGCCGCCGACGGCCTGACCGCCTGGACCGGCGACGATGGCCTCCTCCGGGTGACGGGACCGGGAGGCAACCGGGTTGGCGAGTTCCGCGACGACCAGGGCGAACCCCTGGCGCTCGTCGCCGCCCCTGGCATGCACCAACTCGGCGCGACCACCGCTTCCTCGGTGGCCTGGATCACTTTGGCTCGACGTGGGCAGGTGGCTAGAGGGCACGCTGCGGATGGTTCGGTGGTCTGGCAAACTCCCCTTCCCTGGGAATCCTGGGGCCTTCACGTCGCCGGCCATCATTTGATCGTGGTTGGTCTCGACGGACGCCTGATCGCGCTAGACCTCAAAGGACGCCCCCTCACCCAATCCGCCGGACACCGTCACCGTGTCTTGAGATTCGTCGAAGTCGCTGGCGGCGAGATTCGGCGAATCACCCTCAGCGATCAGCACCTGTTTTGTTCCACTCTGACGGGCGAGACGATCTGGCGCGCTCTGGTCGAATCAGCCACCGGCGCGCTTGCGGTAGGTCGAGACGGCGTGGCGCTGATGCTGGGACGCGACCTGGCTTGGTTCCCCTTCGAGGAATGA
- a CDS encoding TolC family protein, which translates to MVASLREFHAQLESGFERPRTKRLVRMGRLIGLAGIGLGWMLTWCLGGSAGDRRVERTVLAAPPVFHSRLAEGHAKAFESVDDSVGQEIGVGEADRQEPCEEVASLPPSLLGSESPPEALAIEDEPPIVVAESPRQARSSRGVLLERFEDPRQALEDPGPEVGLTLDQALEWAGNFNPDLAAARLELPRAQADLVTASLRLNPTLGFQTDLIPYERFSDQRPGGQTEYRLGLRLPLDPSGKRFARIGVAQEGVRLAEAVYFDRVRLTLDQTATAFVEVLGARAAANLAQVRFDQTMQAERLLEIQFEQGEATRADRLAARVDRRAAEAARESSRVELIQTQRRLNRLLGRPSDSNPNADPDALDPLTTPRGPLLVEPTPIADLATLRALAAERRPDLIARRIAVEQARAQVDLERANGVPNWEFAYDPLVYQDNAPFGDLSARSFLLGLSIPLPLFNRNQGNISRALTTLDQARAELVALERQVDLEVEQAFREYNVAVSVAQELLDGLGELDLARRDVLRLVIDGERDPLSYLATLRNFADVAEQTRRAVLRQRLALIRVFTVTGSW; encoded by the coding sequence TGTCTGGGAGGGTCGGCGGGGGATCGTCGAGTCGAACGAACGGTGTTGGCGGCTCCCCCGGTGTTTCATTCCCGGTTGGCTGAAGGGCACGCCAAGGCGTTCGAGAGTGTGGACGATTCGGTGGGGCAGGAGATCGGAGTGGGCGAAGCCGATCGCCAAGAGCCATGCGAGGAGGTTGCGTCGCTTCCGCCGTCGCTTTTGGGAAGCGAGTCGCCGCCCGAAGCGTTGGCGATCGAGGACGAGCCTCCCATCGTGGTTGCCGAATCGCCACGTCAGGCTCGATCGTCGCGGGGCGTTTTGCTCGAACGGTTCGAAGATCCCCGACAGGCTCTGGAGGATCCTGGCCCGGAAGTCGGTTTGACGTTGGATCAGGCGTTGGAGTGGGCGGGCAATTTCAACCCCGATCTGGCGGCGGCTCGTCTGGAATTGCCGCGTGCCCAAGCCGATCTGGTGACCGCCTCGCTGCGACTCAACCCGACTTTGGGATTTCAGACCGATCTGATTCCCTACGAACGTTTCAGCGACCAAAGGCCCGGCGGTCAGACGGAGTATCGTCTGGGGTTGCGGTTGCCTCTGGACCCCTCCGGCAAGCGGTTCGCTCGCATCGGCGTGGCTCAAGAGGGGGTGCGACTGGCCGAGGCGGTCTATTTCGATCGGGTTCGCTTGACCTTGGATCAAACCGCGACCGCTTTCGTCGAGGTGTTGGGAGCGCGCGCGGCGGCCAATCTGGCCCAAGTTCGATTCGATCAGACCATGCAAGCCGAACGTCTGCTTGAGATTCAATTCGAACAAGGCGAAGCGACGCGGGCCGACCGTCTGGCCGCGCGAGTCGATCGTCGCGCCGCCGAGGCTGCCCGGGAATCCAGTCGCGTGGAGTTGATTCAAACCCAGCGCCGCCTCAATCGATTGCTCGGTCGGCCGAGTGATTCTAATCCGAACGCCGATCCCGACGCGCTGGATCCACTGACCACCCCGCGGGGTCCCCTCTTGGTGGAACCAACCCCCATCGCCGATCTCGCCACCCTTCGGGCTCTGGCCGCCGAGCGACGCCCCGACCTGATCGCCCGGCGGATCGCCGTGGAGCAGGCTCGCGCTCAGGTGGATCTGGAACGCGCCAACGGGGTGCCCAACTGGGAATTCGCCTATGATCCGCTCGTCTATCAGGACAACGCTCCCTTCGGTGATCTCAGTGCCCGATCGTTTCTATTAGGGTTGTCGATTCCACTGCCTCTCTTCAACCGCAACCAGGGCAACATTTCCCGCGCTCTGACAACCTTGGACCAAGCACGCGCCGAGTTGGTCGCGCTGGAGCGTCAGGTTGACCTGGAAGTCGAACAAGCCTTCCGTGAATACAACGTGGCGGTCTCAGTTGCCCAGGAACTGCTCGATGGATTAGGGGAGCTTGATCTAGCGCGCCGCGACGTGCTTCGCCTCGTGATTGACGGCGAGCGCGACCCCTTGAGCTATTTGGCCACCCTGCGCAACTTCGCCGATGTCGCCGAGCAGACACGCCGCGCGGTCCTTCGCCAGCGTCTGGCCCTCATCAGGGTGTTCACTGTCACCGGAAGCTGGTGA